Genomic segment of Tepidanaerobacter syntrophicus:
TATTTCTCGTATTTGATGATATAGAGGCATCGCAATGTTGGTATCTAACAATTTATTTCACCTTCTTGTGTAATCTGTAAAGTTATACTTATATGTATTATAATATTTAATGCTTTCTAGATACAGGCAATAATTCAGGAAATATTCTGTATTTATTATGTGAAAATATTAACCTTTTTTCTCAATTATTATCATATATAGTTATATAACATTATATAACTTATGAGAATTACTGTCAATAATTTCTCCGGACATTTGTCATCCTCCATGCCGGTGTAGAAGTCTTTCGCCTAAAGAAGGCGTTGCATTTATGAAGCGTTGATGCCCTTTGCTTTCATAAATACAACACCTTTAAAATCTACTCAAATAAATCAATATACTTTTCAATAGCCCAAGCCGCGCCTGTGTGGCGATACTCTTTAGGTGTAACCTCTACATGAGGGGGAAGTTTTGGCAGCCAATCAAAATGTCTTACAAAAACTGCGTTTTTTGCAAAGCTTAACATAGGCACATCGCTTTCACCGTCTCCAACAGCCAGGACTTCTTCTGGTAAAACACCGATTTTCTCGCATAAGATTTTAATGCCGCGTCCCTTATCACATGTGCCGCTGTTTATTTCGCAAAGATAAGGATATGAACGGGTACGTTTAAGGGAAGACAGCTCCTTGGGCCAAATACTATATATTTCCAGGGCTCTTTCTCCGCTTTCTACTACCAGCATTATTTTTGCTACATTTTCTCTTGTAAGTTCGTCAGGGCTTTTTGCAACTTTTTTAGGATTTACTTCAAAGGCGCTTAGTCTATCTAATAACCATTCTTTATTTACCAGAGGGCCACAGTACATCTCGATATCCTCAGCCCGGAAGATAACTATTGCCACATCAGGCATCTTCCCGCTAAATTTTATAACGCCATCTG
This window contains:
- a CDS encoding HAD-IIB family hydrolase — protein: MAIKLIALDIDGTVADGENNVSLENERAIKKAMERGVQIALVTGRHRDGLKKVMDVLGLDFKTPLVLNNGALIYWQGELIWEDLITPKEADGVIKFSGKMPDVAIVIFRAEDIEMYCGPLVNKEWLLDRLSAFEVNPKKVAKSPDELTRENVAKIMLVVESGERALEIYSIWPKELSSLKRTRSYPYLCEINSGTCDKGRGIKILCEKIGVLPEEVLAVGDGESDVPMLSFAKNAVFVRHFDWLPKLPPHVEVTPKEYRHTGAAWAIEKYIDLFE